Proteins from a single region of Lysinibacillus sp. JNUCC-52:
- a CDS encoding ATP phosphoribosyltransferase regulatory subunit, giving the protein MSAIKMFEKPLGMRDKFPQIYEKVEAVRHTGRNFLRSRGYEFIKTPTVEYFDTVGKASAISDAHLFKLVDSQGNTLVLRPDMTTPIARVATSKLLKEMIPLRLAYFASVFRAQETEGGRPAEFEQMGVELIGDHSVFADAEVIATAMELLKQFGIENFKVTIGHAGVLNCILQDYTESTEQQDALRTLLVQRNYVGFEEAVASFDLPKTKSDALLQFIEEAMTLKEIRDIEKYVRKNDALDYMQQLAKLLEVADLAQYVAFDFTLSSHMSYYTGMLFEVFASGSGFPLGNGGRYDGLLEVFGSKVGATGFSIRVDRLLETITAQALQKEEAIVVLFEEEDFEEALEKIKALRAAGKQATLQVRSSLVDEAAFLTHFTEVVVVGQEEVRGE; this is encoded by the coding sequence ATGTCAGCGATTAAAATGTTTGAAAAGCCACTTGGTATGCGCGATAAATTTCCGCAAATCTATGAAAAAGTAGAAGCTGTAAGACATACAGGTCGTAATTTTCTACGCTCAAGGGGCTATGAATTTATAAAAACGCCTACAGTAGAGTATTTCGATACAGTAGGTAAAGCATCGGCAATTTCCGATGCGCATTTATTCAAGCTTGTAGATAGTCAGGGCAATACGCTCGTCCTACGACCTGACATGACAACGCCGATTGCTCGAGTAGCTACTTCAAAATTATTAAAAGAAATGATACCGTTACGCTTAGCTTACTTTGCTAGTGTATTTCGTGCACAGGAAACAGAAGGTGGACGGCCAGCAGAATTTGAGCAAATGGGTGTTGAGCTAATCGGTGATCATTCGGTATTTGCGGATGCTGAGGTAATCGCTACAGCAATGGAACTGTTAAAGCAGTTTGGCATTGAAAACTTCAAAGTAACCATTGGACATGCAGGTGTCTTAAATTGTATCTTACAGGACTATACAGAAAGTACCGAACAACAAGATGCACTACGCACTTTGCTTGTACAGCGTAACTACGTAGGCTTTGAAGAGGCAGTGGCATCATTTGATTTACCAAAGACAAAATCAGATGCATTGCTACAATTTATTGAAGAGGCAATGACCTTAAAGGAAATTCGAGATATTGAAAAATATGTGCGTAAAAATGACGCATTAGACTATATGCAACAGCTTGCAAAATTGTTAGAAGTTGCGGACTTAGCTCAATATGTTGCGTTTGATTTTACACTATCAAGTCATATGAGCTATTACACAGGCATGTTATTTGAAGTGTTTGCCTCAGGCAGTGGTTTCCCTTTAGGCAATGGAGGACGCTATGATGGACTGCTTGAAGTCTTTGGCTCAAAAGTGGGGGCTACAGGTTTTAGTATTCGTGTAGATAGACTATTAGAAACGATAACAGCACAAGCTTTGCAAAAGGAAGAAGCTATTGTTGTGCTATTTGAGGAAGAAGACTTTGAGGAGGCTCTTGAAAAGATAAAAGCTTTAAGAGCAGCGGGAAAACAGGCGACATTGCAGGTAAGAAGTAGTTTAGTTGATGAAGCAGCCTTTTTAACGCATTTTACTGAGGTAGTTGTTGTTGGACAGGAGGAAGTTCGCGGTGAATGA